One stretch of Campylobacter sp. CCS1377 DNA includes these proteins:
- a CDS encoding glycosyltransferase family 39 protein — translation MEKIKYYKFIIILLSLDLLALLYGISTLSISFDEAKIYFYEHSLLSYLAHFGTFIFGQNDFGLRLPFLFFHVLSCILLYLLAKKYTKTDLDAFLSLLVFILLPGTVASALLVNEASIVIFLSLAILYCYEYNKKTLCYILLILALFMDKSFSILFLTFFFFALYKKERTFFIVNLVLFGLSMSFYGFDTGGKPKGYFLDTLGIFAACFSPLVFIYFFYVIYRSLFKGEKSLLWFLMSVTFVFCSLLSMRQKLYLEDFLPFCVICTPLLIKTLMASYRVRLPKFRLKYKVFIECSMIFLLFCYLIIIFNPLLYYVIKSKNSHFANNYHEAKELAQKLKEKGIFQISTNEELGLRLKFYGIEKGAKFALKQSGKKNTNSKDQITIQLGKFTQIYKIQSL, via the coding sequence ATGGAAAAAATCAAATATTATAAATTTATTATCATTTTACTTAGTCTTGATTTGTTGGCTTTGCTTTATGGAATTTCAACACTTAGCATTAGTTTTGATGAGGCGAAAATTTATTTTTATGAACATTCTTTACTTTCTTATCTTGCACATTTTGGGACTTTTATTTTTGGACAAAATGACTTTGGTTTGCGACTTCCTTTTTTATTTTTTCATGTTTTAAGTTGCATTTTGCTTTATCTTTTGGCCAAAAAATACACCAAAACCGACTTAGATGCTTTTTTATCTTTATTGGTTTTTATTTTATTACCCGGAACAGTTGCTAGTGCTTTATTGGTTAATGAAGCTTCTATTGTGATTTTTTTAAGTTTGGCCATACTTTATTGTTATGAATATAATAAAAAAACCCTTTGTTATATTCTTTTAATTTTGGCTTTATTTATGGATAAATCCTTTAGTATTTTGTTTTTAACTTTTTTCTTTTTCGCTCTTTATAAGAAAGAGCGGACTTTTTTCATTGTAAATTTGGTATTATTTGGTTTATCAATGAGTTTTTACGGTTTTGATACGGGCGGAAAACCTAAGGGATATTTTTTGGATACTTTGGGAATTTTTGCAGCTTGTTTTTCTCCTCTTGTTTTTATTTATTTTTTCTATGTGATTTATAGATCTTTGTTTAAGGGCGAAAAAAGCTTACTTTGGTTTTTAATGAGTGTGACTTTTGTTTTTTGTTCTTTATTATCAATGAGACAGAAGTTATATTTAGAAGATTTTTTACCCTTTTGTGTAATTTGCACGCCTTTACTCATCAAAACTTTAATGGCAAGTTATAGAGTGCGTTTGCCAAAATTCAGACTAAAGTATAAAGTTTTTATAGAATGCAGTATGATTTTTTTACTGTTTTGTTATTTGATTATCATTTTTAATCCTTTGCTTTATTATGTCATAAAGTCTAAAAATTCACATTTTGCAAATAATTATCATGAAGCCAAAGAGCTTGCGCAAAAATTAAAAGAAAAAGGGATTTTTCAAATTTCTACAAATGAAGAATTAGGACTTCGTCTAAAATTTTATGGGATTGAAAAAGGGGCAAAATTTGCTTTAAAGCAAAGCGGTAAAAAAAATACAAATTCTAAAGATCAAATCACCATACAACTTGGAAAATTCACTCAAATTTATAAAATTCAAAGTTTATAA
- a CDS encoding prepilin-type cleavage/methylation domain-containing protein, which yields MKQAFSVLEFVFVMVIVGFILAIAKFFYTKDDLLMGANAILNDIRYTRTLALIQESFRIPNTSLSVAKDEWFKSRWQIYFIRSKSATNNEQTYTIFLDKNGDGNANIGKINENIDREIGVDILNSKKLMNSGQSGVISKDDERASKRFNIEQSYGIERVEFKGSCTGSTRIIFDEFGRLYSPLRSAKRAYDKTLALKSDNCIIKLSNKAQKSVCIVIENASGYAYIPKFQNTNTQLVLLKNKQQACSKL from the coding sequence ATGAAACAAGCTTTTAGTGTATTAGAATTTGTTTTTGTTATGGTGATCGTGGGTTTTATTTTAGCTATAGCAAAATTTTTTTACACCAAAGATGATTTGTTAATGGGTGCAAATGCGATATTAAACGATATTCGTTATACAAGAACTTTGGCTTTAATACAAGAAAGCTTTAGAATTCCTAATACTTCATTAAGTGTTGCAAAAGATGAGTGGTTTAAGAGTCGTTGGCAAATTTATTTCATTCGTTCTAAAAGTGCTACAAATAATGAGCAAACTTATACGATTTTTCTTGATAAAAATGGTGATGGAAATGCCAATATTGGCAAGATAAATGAGAATATAGATAGAGAAATTGGCGTTGATATTTTAAATTCTAAAAAATTAATGAACTCAGGTCAGAGTGGGGTAATTAGCAAGGATGATGAAAGGGCAAGTAAGAGATTTAACATAGAGCAAAGCTATGGTATTGAAAGGGTTGAATTTAAAGGATCTTGCACTGGAAGTACTCGGATAATTTTTGATGAATTTGGAAGGCTTTATTCGCCTTTGCGTAGTGCTAAACGCGCTTATGATAAGACTCTTGCTTTAAAAAGCGATAATTGCATCATTAAACTAAGTAATAAAGCTCAAAAAAGTGTTTGCATAGTGATAGAAAACGCAAGTGGTTATGCTTATATTCCTAAATTTCAAAACACAAACACACAGTTGGTATTGTTAAAAAACAAGCAACAAGCTTGTTCTAAATTATGA